From Fusarium fujikuroi IMI 58289 draft genome, chromosome FFUJ_chr07, a single genomic window includes:
- a CDS encoding related to transport protein USO1, whose translation MFSIASAPAKQSVGETIDVLSGRLSSATLLEDRRAAILGLRSFAKDYPASVASGALRGLIGSLSKDGEDVDTVKVVLETLLMLFNPNEDSPEASEEIALWLADEFTQRQENITLLLDFLETNDFYSRLYSLQLLAAILSARTERTEECIFTAPLGIPRLVSVLDDQRDAIRNEAIVLLTYLTPTSIEIQKLVAFENAFERLFAIIEADGALVEGGRTVEDCLILLANLLRSNSSNQALFRESGCMNRLSDLLGRVLKPQTDGSEIASWAAAQRNRNVYAFLAVIRLFVVRGSAGTSLNQTAIWKHGLAYHILQLAFSHEAQIQIKAEALVTCGDVIRQNAPLQEAFAQMMVLAPLAKNGTADGQASQGEKVFVIDGLLDLTLCLQDLQEFDVRFAAAECLQAYFSHHPAVRLHFLGRAIEGHQSGANESSNVLTVLLQPPVESSDPYRQWFAAVITFHLLHENSEAKSEALGLTEGDSEDGEEVVTAIQTLSAHVTSGLRRGDDTRVLVGYLMLLLGWLFEDLDAVNDFLAEGSNVQSLIQAVSQPPTIGGGEIVQGLCTMLLGVAYEFSTKDSPIPRATLLSILTARIDRDVYLDRLSKLRSHPSIRDFEVLPQKLDASSPGRLPDVFFDREFVEFFKDNYSRIARAIDREPGMEISVVTNGVQKGVSRELVDSLRSQVEEKQNTVNEIQEKLAVLQGQLGQEQADHRRSKETAALEMQRVKTVNEGLQKHHSEELRKLQGQLVSKENDQRKQVAQLQSQYSIKENEYQKQIAQLRSQQTAQENDHQKQLELVRKVAEAEAEKIRRRTDAEVADLKANISRLEVVLMKSQKEYNALQLQRKNEIDMQREKYEKVLGHLRQEYEDFKTQSKAKADEKQARFKEELQGLCDRKDAEIDAYRDQSQVDLEQQKLKTKEAEEKCQSFKKQLSGGDAGKKGLEAKLRNMESELSAANKAKDAAEKQLSELKEAAKEEAKKAREATEKKLQESNEARETTQSELDDLLMVFGDLEEKARLVELGETVSDGEDDDGEEDDDDDDDDDDDDDNDNEGEKDGQESENNDDEKEETKQKPKAKKI comes from the exons ATGTTCTCTATTGCCAGTGCCCCGGCGAAACAGTCGGTTGGTGAGACCATCGACGTTCTAAGCGGTCGCCTCAGTTCAGCAACTTTGCTAGAAGACCGAAGAGCTGCAATTCTGGGTCTTCGCAGCTTCGCCAAAGATTATCCAGCTTCTGTAGCTTCGGGTGCCTTAAGAGGTCTAATAGGAAGTCTAAGCAAAGACGGCGAAGATGTCGACACCGTCAAAGTGGTACTCGAGACGTTGTTAATGCTCTTCAACCCTAATGAAGATAGTCCTGAAGCTTCGGAGGAGATCGCCCTGTGGTTGGCCGACGAGTTCACTCAACGCCAAGAGAACATTACGTTACTGCTCGATTTCCTCGAAACAAACGATTTCTATTCCCGTCTATATTCTTTGCAATTACTAGCCGCCATACTTTCGGCACGTACAGAACGCACCGAGGAATGTATCTTCACTGCTCCCCTTGGTATACCGCGGCTGGTTTCCGTCCTCGATGACCAACGCGACGCTATACGCAACGAAGCTATTGTTCTCCTGACCTACCTCACACCGACATCGATCGAAATACAGAAGCTGGTGGCTTTTGAGAATGCTTTTGAAAGATTGTTTGCCATTATCGAAGCCGATGGAGCTCTCGTAGAAGGAGGTCGCACTGTTGAGGACTGCCTGATCCTTTTGGCCAACCTCCTTCGGTCAAACAGCTCAAACCAGGCCCTGTTCCGGGAGTCGGGTTGCATGAACCGCTTGTCGGATTTATTAGGTCGAGTTCTGAAACCTCAAACTGATGGATCTGAAATCGCTTCGTGGGCAGCAGCGCAACGAAACCGAAATGTCTATGCTTTCCTCGCCGTCATTCGTCTATTTGTTGTCAGGGGCTCCGCAGGTACCTCATTGAATCAAACAGCTATATGGAAGCATGGTCTTGCCTACCACATTCTACAACTGGCCTTCAGCCATGAAGCGCAAATACAAATCAAGGCCGAG GCTCTTGTCACTTGTGGTGATGTGATTCGGCAAAATGCACCTCTTCAGGAGGCATTTGCTCAAATGATGGTTTTGGCTCCTTTGGCTAAGAATGGCACGGCTGATGGACAGGCCAGCCAAGGCGAAAAGGTGTTCGTTATCGACGGCTTATTAGACCTGACATTGTGTCTACAGGACCTCCAAGAATTCGATGTTCGTTTTGCGGCGGCTGAGTGCTTGCAAGCTTATTTTTCACATCACCCAGCTGTAAGACTGCACTTTCTTGGCCGCGCCATTGAAGGACATCAATCCGGGGCCAACGAGTCTTCCAACGTTTTGACAGTTCTTCTGCAGCCTCCAGTTGAGTCCTCGGATCCATACAGGCAATGGTTCGCTGCTGTGATCACTTTCCATCTCTTGCATGAAAACTCGGAAGCCAAGTCAGaagccttgggcttgacTGAAGGTGATTCGGAAGACGGGGAAGAGGTTGTGACTGCCATCCAAACTCTTTCAGCTCACGTTACGTCAGGCCTTCGTAGAGGTGACGATACGCGGGTTTTGGTCGGTTATCTTATGCTACTCTTGGGCTGGCTTtttgaggatctcgatgCAGTGAACGACTTTCTCGCCGAGGGAAGCAATGTTCAAAGCCTGATTCAAGCTGTTTCACAACCTCCAACCATAGGCGGTGGCGAGATCGTTCAGGGACTATGCACTATGTTGCTTGGTGTTGCTTACGAATTCTCAACAAAAGACTCACCAATTCCAAGAGCAACATTACTCTCTATCTTAACGGCTCGCATAGATCGAGATGTATACCTAGATCGCCTATCGAAACTTCGCAGCCACCCTTCTATTCGTGATTTCGAAGTCTTGCCTCAAAAGCTGGACGCTTCGTCTCCAGGGCGACTCCCCgatgtcttcttcgacaGGGAATTTGttgagttcttcaaggaCAACTATAGCCGGATAGCACGTGCTATTGACAGAGAGCCCGGCATGGAAATATCTGTCGTCACCAACGGTGTTCAGAAAGGTGTTTCAAGGGAACTTGTAGACTCTCTCAGGAGCCAGGTCGAGGAAAAGCAGAATACTGTGAACGAGATCCAGGAAAAGCTAGCAGTACTTCAGGGGCAGTTAGGACAGGAACAGGCGGATCATCGCAGATCAAAGGAAACCGCTGCTCTAGAAATGCAACGGGTCAAAACCGTGAATGAAGGGTTACAAAAGCATCATAGCGAAGAGCTGCG GAAGCTTCAGGGCCAATTGGTGTCCAAGGAGAATGATCAGCGTAAGCAGGTTGCTCAATTACAATCTCAATATTCGATTAAGGAGAACGAGTATCAAAAGCAAATTGCTCAGCTGCGTTCACAGCAAACAGCACAAGAAAATGACCATCAGAAGCAGCTCGAACTAGTTCGGAAAGTGGCCGAGGCCGAAGCAGAGAAGATTAGACGAAGGACGGATGCGGAAGTGGCAGATCTCAAAGCGAACATCAGTCGTCTCGAAGTTGTTCTGATGAAG TCCCAAAAGGAGTACAATGCACTACAGCTGCAACGCAAGAACGAGATAGATATGCAAAGAGAGAAATATGAGAAGGTGCTAGGGCATCTTCGTCAGGAATACGAAGACTTCAAGACCCAGTCTAAGGCTAAAGCAGATGAGAAACAGGCCAGGTTCAAAGAGGAATTGCAAGGCCTCTGCGATAGAAAAGATGCCGAGATAGACGCTTATCGAGACCAGAGTCAGGTGGACCTGGAGCAGCAGAAATTGAAGACCAAggaagcagaagagaagtgccagagcttcaagaagcagctcagcGGAGGGGACGCTGGAAAGAAGGGCTTGGAGGCTAAGCTCAGGAAT ATGGAATCGGAACTGTCAGCTGCCAACAAAGCAAAGGACGCAGCCGAGAAGCAACTATCAGAATTGAAGGAGGCAGCAAAagaggaggccaagaaggctaGAGAGGcgactgagaagaagctgcagGAGTCAAATGAGGCTCGAGAGACCACTCAGTCCGAACTTGATGACCTCCTGATGGTATTTGGCGATTTGGAGGAAAAG GCTCGTctcgttgagcttggagaaaCTGTATCAGAtggcgaagacgatgatggtgaggaagacgatgacgatgacgacgacgacgacgacgacgatgacaacGACAATGAAGGAGAAAAAGACGGCCAAGAGTCTGAGAATAACGACGacgaaaaggaagagacgAAACAGAAGCCGAAAGCcaaaaaaatataa
- a CDS encoding DmX-like protein, with translation MKAVLPGNPRSRLQGLASGYWDSRHINVYITGSAFAILEGSHGILQTVYDEGEQPLEAIAFDEATGKIATCTLTQVRVYKPFGSREDTLKWALESTLEIPYPNPDDVPCTLSWGSSAELLLGTQYLSLFDTKTEPRCLWQKKLPSIAKYALLSYDSRYIATSSHHDHLIKVWRRLNFGADEVRFDLTYLRHPNIITSVRWRRPFHVEQASDNVLYTTCLDKCIRVWTPTDTPDGKHWQLWGQVDLCAPSQENPEGLDMRLALVLDGRDFTASVEQAVQARMSDDSTTDDPVALDHLVAVATKNPEICIALDGKGIMSAWALENVGSSTANSPTLFKVAQVKDVHFELLSNFLPAKDTPHTEIQTYCDKESGKVHFMLHAFDGRIGVFTGSVADLFDPMTNDRRLALQTIWSGHSTSITKIVRNFSGRAVVSRTRDGESIVWKHILSPRDNSGLTLTRGSVIPEKGHIHRICVLRKGRFVVFLRHDTFSLWDCRTNRATALSQCDYEVLGKPLCLIILPRSDVKNYTVAHIATITSEGHGIVWEVQLPRYFDDPKTTAGANVEELCRFEIKDIKSLAYVLPVDPAGSQPIVSGFLDIFARDVAISYTHTGRVDFWTARVDPEQRSVGWLSTCTTETGVSEPALVSGSTLKKAALVNSSRSQLTIWDIGGARLEYENNFQEHQVIQDLDWTSTPDGQSILAVGFPYRIILLSQMRFDYLNKGPAWAQIREISIRELTPHPIGDSTWLGDGHLVIGAGNQMFVQDRHVGISESMKTDLRLPLRKDGKLDLFQVVQRFNGPLPVFHPQFLMQCILSGKATLVRRILVALHKTLKYHIDGEMLDDYLGMDLSEFYMPEQSHTLAVDKSSGAYLNGSNTDETDDEDIFTEQTAVSINEKLVKIDIIQLSGHEQIQLADIIECVALVERHRRSMDENGARFMLLFRQHALRKGRTNEMHLSWREINWAFHSNSQDILVDFVSRQNHGSMLWEHARESGLFMWLTDPTALKAQFELIARNEYTKNEVKNPVDCSLYYLALRKKTVLQGLWRMANWNKEQAATQRLLANNFEDPKWRSAALKNAYALLSRRRFEYAAAFFLLADHLHDAVQVCLNQLKDMQLAITISRVYEGDDGPVLRRLLQDTVLPLAAQEGNRWLAAWAFWMLGRKDVAVRALITPVYTLLETPCSPDIKSRLFLTDDPALVVLYSHLRHQTLQTLRGASKITPKVEWEFVLHSAKLYDRMGCDLLGLDIVRNWEFQQSPGATGLGGEVNPLKLLRRRSSLVVADLPSPTLKFDSHREKKKTVKPPPTTFEEPDAGSLLDSFGF, from the exons ATGAAGGCCGTCTTGCCGGGCAACCCACGCTCGAGGCTCCAAGGGCTTGCCTCGGGTTACTGGGACTCGCGACACATTAAT GTATACATCACAGGCAGCGCCTTTGCAATCTTGGAAGGATCCCATGGGATTCTTCAGACGGTTTACGATGAAGGCGAACAACCGCTAGAAGCTATCGCATTCGACGAAGCAACAGGCAAGATCGCTACTTGCACATTGACCCAAGTCCGTGTGTACAAGCCATTCGGGTCGCGCGAAGACACTTTGAAG TGGGCGCTCGAATCGACCTTGGAGATTCCCTATCCGAACCCCGACGACGTGCCGTGTACATTGTCCTGGGGCAGCTCCGCAGAGCTGTTGTTGGGTACGCAATACCTGTCCCTGTTCGACACCAAGACCGAACCGAGGTGTCTCTGGCAAAAGAAGCTGCCGAGCATCGCCAAATATGCCTTACTGTCGTACGATTCGAGATACATCGCCACGTCCAGCCATCATGACCACTTGATCAAGGTCTGGAGGAGACTCAACTTTGGTGCCGACGAAGTCCGATTCGATCTCACATACCTCCGACACCCGAATATCATAACCTCTGTGAGATGGCGCAGACCGTTCCATGTCGAGCAGGCCTCCGACAATGTTCTATACACTACATGTCTCGATAAATGCATACGAGTTTGGACACCTACTGACACACCCGACGGGAAGCATTGGCAGCTATGGGGACAAGTGGATCTTTGTGCGCCATCGCAAGAGAACCCAGAGGGCTTGGACATGCGCCTCGCTCTGGTTCTTGACGGGCGAGACTTCACAGCCTCTGTAGAACAAGCTGTCCAGGCGCGAATGTCTGACGACTCAACCACCGACGACCCCGTTGCCCTTGATCACCTAGTAGCAGTCGCGACTAAGAATCCAGAAATATGTATAGCTCTTGATGGGAAGGGCATCATGTCGGCATGGGCGCTCGAGAATGTTGGCAGCAGTACCGCGAATTCACCAACCTTATTTAAGGTGGCTCAAGTCAAGGATGTCCactttgagcttctcagcaaCTTCCTTCCGGCCAAAGACACGCCTCACACAGAGATACAAACGTATTGTGACAAGGAGAGTGGCAAGGTTCACTTTATGTTGCATGCATTCGACGGAAGAATAGGCGTGTTTACTGGAAGCGTTGCTGATCTCTTTGACCCCATGACCAATGATCGACGCCTCGCCCTTCAAACAATTTGGTCTGGACATTCGACTTCGATAACCAAGATCGTCCGAAATTTCAGTGGGCGAGCGGTGGTCTCTCGAACCAGAGACGGTGAAAGTATCGTGTGGAAGCATATTTTGAGCCCACGGGACAACTCGGGCCTGACCTTGACACGAGGGAGCGTTATCCCCGAGAAGGGCCACATACATCGCATATGTGTGCTGAGAAAGGGGCGTTTTGTGGTTTTCCTCCGCCATGACACATTCTCGCTCTGGGATTGTAGGACAAATCGAGCTACTGCCCTCTCTCAATGTGACTACGAGGTGTTAGGGAAGCCACTGTGCCTCATCATTCTGCCTCGATCAGATGTCAAGAACTATACCGTTGCTCATATTGCGACGATAACGTCGGAAGGACACGGTATCGTGTGGGAGGTTCAACTGCCTCGCTACTTTGATGACCCAAAGACAACAGCCGGAGCCAATGTTGAGGAACTGTGTCGCTTTGAAATTAAGGACATAAAGAGTCTGGCCTATGTGTTGCCAGTTGATCCTGCCGGTTCGCAGCCCATCGTCTCGGGCTTTCTCGATATATTCGCTCGCGATGTTGCCATTTCTTATACACACACGGGCCGTGTGGACTTTTGGACTGCGCGAGTTGACCCCGAACAGCGAAGCGTTGGATGGCTATCGACGTGTACCACGGAGACGGGAGTTTCTGAGCCAGCACTGGTCAGTGGCAGTACGTTGAAGAAAGCTGCCCTCGTGAATTCGTCGAGATCGCAATTGACTATTTGGGACATTGGCGGTGCTCGTCTCGAATATGAGAATAACTTTCAAGAACACCAGGTgattcaagatcttgactgGACATCAACACCCGATGGCCAGTCTATTCTCGCCGTTGGTTTCCCTTACCgaatcatcctcctctctcAGATGCGATTTGATTATCTCAACAAGGGCCCAGCATGGGCACAAATTCGCGAGATCAGCATTCGAGAGCTCACACCGCATCCAATTGGTGACTCAACCTGGCTGGGCGACGGCCACCTGGTTATTGGTGCTGGCAACCAGATGTTTGTGCAGGACAGGCACGTTGGAATCTCCGAGTCTATGAAGACTGATCTGCGTCTTCCTCTGCGAAAAGATGGCAAACTAGACTTATTTCAGGTTGTTCAAAGATTCAACGGCCCCTTACCAGTCTTCCACCCCCAGTTTCTCATGCAATGCATCCTTTCAGGGAAGGCGACCCTTGTTAGGCGCATTTTGGTGGCTTTGCATAAGACCTTGAAATACCACATTGACGGTGAAATGCTGGATGACTACCTGGGAATGGATTTGAGCGAATTCTATATGCCCGAG CAAAGTCATACTTTAGCTGTTGACAAGTCTTCTGGGGCCTATCTGAATGGAAGCAACACGGATGAGACGGATGACGAGGATATATTCACGGAGCAGACCGCAGTCTCGATCAACGAGAAGCTCGTAAAGATTGATATCATCCAACTCTCAGGACACGAACAGATTCAGCTCGCTGATATTATTGAATGCGTTGCCCTTGTTGAGAGACATCGACGATCGATGGACGAGAATGGTGCTCGATTCATGCTGCTGTTCCGTCAACATGCCCTCCGTAAAGGACGAACCAACGAGATGCACCTCTCATGGCGTGAAATCAACTGGGCTTTCCACTCTAACAGCCAAGATATTCTGGTTGACTTCGTATCGCGGCAAAACCATGGCAGTATGCTTTGGGAACATGCTCGTGAAAGTGGCCTGTTCATGTGGCTCACTGATCCTACTGCATTG AAAGCTCAGTTCGAGCTGATCGCCAGAAACGAGTACACAAAGAACGAGGTCAAAAACCCGGTTGACTGCAGCCTTTACTACCTCGCGCTCCGGAAGAAGACGGTCCTCCAAGGTCTGTGGAGAATGGCAAACTGGAACAAGGAGCAGGCAGCCACTCAACGCCTGCTGGCAAACAATTTTGAAGACCCTAAATGGAGATCGGCAGCACTCAAGAATGCCTATGCCTTGCTTAGTAGGCGGCGATTCG AGTATGCTGCGGcattcttccttcttgcgGACCACCTCCACGACGCTGTTCAGGTTTGTCTGAATCAGCTGAAAGACATGCAATTAGCGATCACAATATCGCGCGTCTATGAAGGCGATGACGGCCCTGTCCTgcgccgtcttcttcaagacaCAGTGCTCCCACTCGCAGCACAGGAGGGTAACCGCTGGCTGGCTGCATGGGCCTTCTGGATGCTCGGCCGTAAAGATGTGGCCGTACGGGCACTTATT ACACCGGTGTATACTCTCTTGGAAACACCTTGTTCACCTGACATCAAGTCTCGACTGTTTTTGACTGACGACCCGGCATTGGTTGTCCTTTACTCACATCTACGTCACCAGACTCTGCAAACTTTGAGAGGAGCATCTAAGATTACACCGAAAGTTGAGTGGGAGTTTGTGTTGCACAGCGCCAAGCTATATGACAGAATGGGATGCGATCTTTTGGGATTGGATATAG TACGTAATTGGGAGTTCCAACAGTCACCTGGAGCAACTGGCCTTGGTGGAGAGGTCAACCCTCTGAAGCTGCTTCGCCGGAGAAGCTCTTTGGTGGTTGCCGACTTGCCTTCGCCAACTCTTAAATTCGACTCTCAtcgggagaagaagaagacggtcAAACCGCCACCCACGACATTTGAAGAGCCAGATGCTGGCTCCCTGCTCGACAGTTTTGGCTTCTGA
- a CDS encoding related to protein arginine N-methyltransferase 3: MSTHESVSDEGEWLDLESDEESIPITSFFSAQTFPTVAAMLEDSSKNHGFSFADYVQKLQLDFHGAVKLVNFVRDNVKNGTPLPKEISAKDLEDEKYLQPVLENDALIFSLDEVLENITNDHAAGSNDGNLKARNRELEEELEKLRDQFASYRLTVQQTLDKRWGDDIETAATEKKDDSAYYFESYAEHEIHETMLKDAVRTDAYRDFIYNNKHIFKDKVVLDIGCGTGILSMFAAKAGAKQVIAVDKSDIIVKARENIFHNGLSDVITTLKGAIEDVKLPVDQVDIIVSEWMGYCLLYEAMLPSVLYARDRYLKPDGILAPSSATIWIAPIADPEYVSDHISFWRDVYGFDMKTMQEGIYEEARIEAMQQSSVCGEPYPFKVLDLHTVKTEDLQFSAKWSSKLTREVENVDGFLIWFDNFFTTSRSDPLPPAETTPETWDKKDQGGVAFTTGPSGTVTHWKQGLLLAPPEAKSSAKSPQSLSGVIVFAAADDNARALVLRASWTDSEGVSRKHSWQLK, translated from the exons ATGTCTACTCACGAATCTGTCTCTGATGAGGGCGAATGGCTCGACCTGGAGTCTGATGAGGAGTCAATCCCCATTACATCCTTCTTCAGTGCCCAAACCTTCCCTACCGTTGCCGCTATGCTCGAGGATAGCAGCAAGAACCATGGTTTCAGCTTTGCCGACTATGTTCAAAAGCTTCAGCTTGACTTTCACGGTGCTGTCAAGCTCGTCAACTTTGTTCGTGATAATGTAAAGAATGGCACACCATTGCCCAAGGAGATTTCTGCAAAAGACCTCGAAGACGAGAAATACCTTCAGCCTGTTCTGGAGAACGATGCTCTCATCTTTTCTCTGGACGAAGTATTGGAGAACATTACCAACGACCACGCAGCTGGATCCAACGATGGAAATCTCAAGGCCCGTAACAGGGAactggaggaggagctcgagaagctcagAGATCAATTTGCCAGCTACCGCTTGACAGTTCAGCAGACACTCGATAAGCGATGGGGCGATGATATCGAGACGGCTGCaacggagaagaaggatgactCTGCCTACTACTTTGAGTCTTACGCTGAACATG AAATCCACGAGACGATGCTGAAAGATGCCGTACGAACCGATGCGTATCGTGACTTCATCTACAATAATAAGCACAtcttcaaggacaaggtcgTCCTCGATATCGGATGTGGCACTG GTATCTTGAGCATGTTTGCTGCAAAGGCTGGCGCTAAACAAGTCATTGCTGTTGACAAGTCAGACATCATTGTCAAGGCTAGGGAGAACATTTTCCACAACGGTCTGTCCGATGTTATCACAACTCTCAAGGGCGCCATTGAGGATGTCAAGCTGCCTGTAGACCAGGTTGATATTATTGTCAGCGAGTGGATGGGCTACTGTCTACTCTATGAGGCTATGCTTCCAAGTGTCTTGTATGCTCGAGACCGTTACTTGAAGCCTGATGGTATTCTCGCGCCCAGCTCTGCCACAATCTGGATTGCCCCCATCGCAGACCCCGAGTATGTTTCGGACCACATCTCTTTCTGGAGAGATGTTTACGGCTTTGATATGAAGACTATGCAAGAAGGTATCTACGAAGAGGCCCGTATTGAGGCCATGCAACAAAGTTCTGTCTGTGGTGAACCCTACCCCTTCAAGGTGCTTGATCTCCACACCGTCAAGACCGAGGATCTTCAGTTCAGCGCCAAGTGGTCATCGAAACTCACCCGTGAGGTCGAGAATGTTGACGGGTTCCTCATTTGGTTCGACAACTTCTTCACGACATCCAGAAGCGACCCGTTACCCCCTGCCGAGACAACACCGGAGACCTGGGACAAGAAAGACCAGGGAGGCGTCGCGTTCACCACTGGTCCTTCTGGCACTGTCACGCACTGGAAGCagggccttcttctcgctccTCCAGAGGCTAAATCATCTGCCAAGTCGCCCCAGAGTCTCTCCGGGGTTATCGTTTTTGCGGCAGCTGATGACAATGCCCGAGCGCTAGTTCTCAGGGCTTCTTGGACCGATTCTGAGGGTGTTTCAAGGAAGCACTCATGGCAGCTGAAATAG
- a CDS encoding permease-like protein: MATRVIPGRSFTLRGVVAGLAVGTIICFSNMYFGLQTGWVSIMSMPASLMGFGIFRLLAPHLRFPFSPVENVLLQSVACGMAIMPLGCGFVGVIPALNYLLAQDEQGPINLSTWQLIIWSLGLCYFGVVFAVPLRKQVIIRERLKFPSGFSTAVLISVLHGQGRQSTKDELDAAAKGGFASLVPRDEPLQPDAIGRAATDQEHQQNAGHDVSDKGDWRANIKLLLLCFGGSGLYTLATYFFPILRNLPIFGSAAAHTWLWTFNPSFAYIGQGIIMGTETTLHMLLGAVVGWGILSPLAKSRGWAPGDVDDWEHGSKGWIIWISLAIMLADAIVSLAYVGLRGIFTSQQVTGIMSSLRQRVQEHGFSGLWKNLSHGYSPLLSNETEAAQSRYGAGEYAPVRDDDEEDAPPHQCIGPRMVTIGLLASIALCVLTIHFVFGDLVPLYATTIAVLMALVLSIMGVRALGETDLNPVSGISKLAQLFFAFIIPQTHKSSVLINLIAGAVSEAGALQAGDLMQDLKTGHLLGAAPKAQFWGQVIGASVGAVLSAFIYRVYTSVYTIPGDLFQVPTAYVWIFTARLVTGSGLPYRVKEWAIGAAVLFAVATIARTLAIGKRWRPLIPGGIAVAVGMYNVPSFTLARTVGGLFAWYWTHIARRTQTPLIILASGFILGEGFLSIVNLLLQGLNVPHL; the protein is encoded by the exons ATGGCGACACGTGTGATTCCAGGGCGCAGTTTCACGCTGCGAGGCGTTGTAGCTGGCCTCGCAGTTGGCACCATCATCTGCTTCTCCAATATGTACTTTGGCTTGCAGACAGGATGGGTTTCCATCATGTCAATGCCTGCGAGTCTCATGGGCTTTGGAATTTTTAGGCTCCTTGCACCGCATCTAAGGTTTCCATTTTCTCCTGTTGAGAACGTATTGCTCCAGAGCGTAGCTTGTGGCATGGCTATCATGCCACTGGGATGCGgctttgttggtgtt ATCCCGGCACTGAACTACCTTTTGGCTCAGGATGAGCAAGGCCCGATCAATCTGAGTACCTGGCAGCTCATCATCTGGTCTCTGGGACTCTGCTACTTTGGCGTCGTCTTTGCTGTTCCCCT ACGCAAGCAAGTCATCATTCGAGAGCGCCTCAAATTTCCCAGTGGGTTCAGTACAGCCGTGCTGATTTCAGTATTGCACGGACAAGGCCGCCAATCGACTAAGGACGAGCTTGACGCTGCTGCTAAAGGCGGCTTTGCAAGTCTCGTTCCTCGTGACGAGCCTCTTCAACCAGACGCCATTGGCCGGGCTGCTACGGACCAGGAGCATCAACAGAATGCCGGGCATGACGTGTCGGACAAAGGAGACTGGAGAGCCAATATTAAACTGCTACTTTTGTGTTTTGGCGGCTCTGGGCTTTATACTCTGGCGACATATTTTTTCCCCATACTGCGCAATTTGCCAATATTTGGTTCTGCCGCAGCTCACACATGGCTCTGGACATTCAACCCCAGCTTTGCTTATATCGGCCAGGGAATCATAATGGGGACCGAAACGACGCTGCATATGCTTCTTGGCGCTGTAGTTGGCTGGGGAATCCTCAGCCCTCTGGCCAAATCTCGGGGTTGGGCGcctggagatgttgatgattggGAGCATGGTAGCAAGGGATGGATCATTTGGATCTCGTTGGCTATTATGCTGGCGGATGCAATCGTCAGCCTTGCTTACGTTGGCCTCCGCGGAATCTTTACCAGCCAACAGGTTACTGGGATTATGTCTTCCTTACGTCAGAGAGTACAGGAACATGGCTTCTCTGGCTTGTGGAAGAACCTGAGCCATGGCTATTCACCACTCTTGAGTAACGAGACTGAGGCTGCCCAGAGCCGCTATGGAGCTGGTGAATATGCCCCAGTccgtgatgacgatgaggaggatgctcCTCCCCACCAGTGCATTGGGCCCCGTATGGTAACGATCGGCCTTCTTGCTTCAATAGCTCTGTGCGTCCTCACTATTCATTTTGTCTTTGGTGACCTTGTACCACTCTATGCCACCACCATTGCTGTTCTCATGGCTCTGGTGTTAAGTATCATGGGAGTTAGGGCGCTCGGTGAGACGGATCTGAACCCCGTATCTGGCATTAGCAAACTCGCGCAGCTGTTCTTTGCCTTTATCATCCCTCAGACTCACAAGTCCAGTGTCTTGATCAACCTGATCGCTGGTGCTGTG TCTGAAGCTGGTGCTTTGCAAGCTGGCGATCTCATGCAGGACCTGAAAACTGGGCACTTACTGGGAGCAGCTCCGAAAGCCCAATTCTGGGGTCAAGTCATTGGAGCAAGCGTCGGTGCTGTTCTGAGTGCATTCATCTACCGTGTCTACACGAG CGTATATACCATTCCTGGTGATCTCTTCCAGGTACCAACCGCCTACGTCTGGATATTCACTGCAAGGCTTGTCACAGGTTCTGGGCTACCATATCGTGTCAAGGAATGGGCCATTGGAGCTGCGGTTCTATTCGCAGTTGCTACTATCGCCAGAACGCTCGCTATCGGTAAGAGATGGCGACCTCTGATTCCTGGTGGCATTGCTGTCGCCGTCG GCATGTATAACGTCCCGTCTTTCACGCTGGCTCGAACCGTTGGCGGTCTGTTTGCATGGTACTGGACTCATATCGCGCGACGGACGCAGACCCCTCTAATCATCCTTGCTTCG GGATTCATTCTTGGCGAGGGTTTCCTGAGCATTGTAAACCTCTTGCTGCAGGGCCTGAATGTTCCTCATCTGTGA